A window of the Planococcus citri chromosome 4, ihPlaCitr1.1, whole genome shotgun sequence genome harbors these coding sequences:
- the LOC135843496 gene encoding zinc finger protein 717-like encodes MESQFHNSILQMPIGFASLNTYRSMEFLTQHLDRQYEIKPEIPLFHIEDKSTMTDKSILNSLPAPPASSTTKPVKKTTNEYKTHSCYVCGKVLSSTSSYYVHMKQHSGHKPYHCPMCDVSFCRKPYLEVHMRTHTGERPFQCAVCLKRFTQKSSLNIHKRAHTGERPYSCDICDKKFAVKSYVDAHRWTHIFEKPLSCEKCKIPFNSRSQYVLHMRSHSTSLAYECPCGRTFTKDSYLIRHQIKVHGNGDNHSIPDLSFHPVYVSDDSLDKKEEYDVHSPATRVSTPMTEIKEEKPRIIRKLVNASSLVSMPSISPVIRESIESYVQSSSNQLAKL; translated from the exons ATGGAATCACAATTCCACAATTCTATACTTCAAATGCCTATTGGATTCGCATCGTTGAATACATATCGTTCTATGGAATTTTTAACCCAACATTTGGATCGTCAATACGAAATCAAACCGGAA ATACCATTATTTCATATAGAAGATAAATCTACGATGACTGATAAAAGTATACTGAATAGTCTACCGGCTCCTCCCGCATCTAGTACAACGAAACCGGTGAAAAAGACGACCAACGAGTACAAAACTCATTCGTGTTACGTTTGTGGTAAAGTTCTATCTTCCACATCTTCTTATTACGTTCATATGAAACAACATTCGGGTCATAAACCCTATCATTGTCCAATGTGCGACGTCAGTTTCTGTCGTAAACCTTACTTAGAG GTCCATATGCGAACACATACCGGTGAAAGACCGTTTCAATGCGCCGTCTGCTTGAAACGATTCACTCAAAAGAGTAGTTTAAATATACACAAAAGAGCGCATACCGGAGAACGACCTTATTCTTGCGACATCTGTGATAAAAAATTCGCAGTCAAGAGTTACGTCGACGCTCACAG ATGGACTCATATATTCGAGAAACCGCTATCGtgcgaaaaatgcaaaataccaTTCAATTCGAGAAGTCAATACGTATTGCATATGCGATCTCATTCGACATCGTTGGCTTACGAATGCCCGTGCGGTCGTACTTTTACCAAGGATAGTTATCTAATCAGACACCAAATTAAAGTACACGGTAATGGCGACAATCACTCGATTCCCGATCTGAGTTTTCACCCGGT GTATGTATCAGACGATTCTTTAGATAAAAAAGAGGAATACGATGTGCATTCTCCGGCCACCCGAGTCAGCACCCCGATGACCGAGATCAAAGAAGAAAAACCGAGGATTATACGTAAACTCGTCAACGCTTCGAGTCTAGTATCTATGCCTTCCATTTCACCGGTGATTAGAGAAAGTATCGAATCGTACGTGCAAAGTTCGTCGAATCAGTTAGCCAAACTGTAA
- the VhaSFD gene encoding V-type proton ATPase subunit H, with amino-acid sequence MTMKEILPNLPEENIDMLAATSVLQQQVTEIRTQKPNWQSYAKSQMITKDDFDFITSYDNTDAAGRAGILNEKRQQAAKTFLSLLEHVSKDQTVQYVLVLIDDMLQEDRSRVEIFRDYAVKKKEPVCGQFINLLNGSDGFIINMSSRIIAKIACWSPESIDRTDLHFYLTWLKDQLLSKNNEYMQSVARCLQMMLRIDNYRLEFINVDGLSTLLQVLEGRVNFQIQYQLIFCIWVLTFNPRLAERMNKFGVIPMLADILSDSVKEKVTRIILAVFRNLIEKPEDSSVAKEHCIAMVQVKVLKQLNILEQRKFDDEDIVEDVQFLKEKLEASVQDLSSFDEYATEVKSGRLEWSPVHRSAQFWRENASRLNEKNYELLRMLVHLLETSQDPEVLSVASYDIGEYVRHYPRGKHVIEQLGGKQLVMQHLSHEDPNVRYEALLAVQKLMVHNWEYLGRQLEKEQSTTSTTKQAGAKA; translated from the exons atgacAATGAAGGAAATACTACCAAACCTGCCGGAGGAAAATATCG ATATGTTGGCGGCTACCAGCGTACTTCAACAGCAAGTCACTGAGATCAGAACTCAGAAACCTAATTGGCAATCTTATGCAAA GTCGCAGATGATAACGAAAGATGATTTCGATTTCATTACATCGTACGATAATACAGATGCTGCCGGAAGAGCTGGTATTCTGAACGAGAAACGTCAACAGGCTGCTAAAACGTTTCTCAGTTTACTCGAGCATGTTTCTAAAGATCAAACAGTTCAATACGTTTTGGTTTTGATCGACGATATGTTACAA GAAGATCGTTCGAGAGTTGAAATATTCCGCGATTACGCCGTCAAGAAAAAAGAACCAGTATGCGGACAATTCATTAACTTACTCAACGGTTCGGATGGATTTATTATCAACATGTCGTCCCGAATAATCGCCAAGATCGCGTGCTGGTCACCGGAATCGATAGACAGAACCGATCTACATTTCTATCTGACTTGGTTGAAAGATCAGCTCTTATCCAAG AATAACGAGTACATGCAATCGGTAGCTCGTTGTTTACAAATGATGCTGCGTATCGACAATTACAGGCTGGAGTTCATCAACGTAGACGGATTATCTACTCTTTTGCAAGTGCTCGAAGGCAGAGTTAATTTCCAAATACAATACCAGCTCATATTCTGTATCTGGGTTCTCACATTCAACCCTCGTTTGGCCGAACGAATGAATAA ATTCGGTGTTATCCCGATGTTGGCCGATATACTTAGTGATTCAGTTAAAGAAAAAGTTACCAGAATTATCTTGGCTGTATTTAGA AACTTGATCGAAAAACCAGAAGACAGCAGCGTTGCCAAAGAGCACTGCATAGCGATGGTGCAAGTTAAAGTATTGAAGCAGCTGAATATCCTCGAACAGCGTAAATTCGACGACGAAGACATCGTCGAAGATGTGCAATTCTTGAAAGAGAAACTCGAAGCTTCCGTTCAAGATCTAAG CTCGTTCGATGAATACGCCACCGAAGTGAAATCCGGTCGTTTAGAATGGAGTCCGGTGCATCGTTCGGCTCAATTTTGGCGTGAAAACGCGAGCAGACTTAACGAAAAGAATTACGAATTGCTCCGGATGCTGGTCCATTTGTTGGAAACCAGTCAAGATCCGGAAGTGCTCAGCGTTGCTAGTTACGATATTGGCGAATACGTTCGTCATTATCCCAGAGGAAAACA TGTGATCGAGCAACTAGGCGGCAAGCAACTGGTAATGCAGCATTTATCGCACGAAGACCCGAACGTCCGTTACGAAGCACTCTTGgctgttcaaaaattaatggtaCATAATTGGGAATACTTAGGAAGACAGTTAGAAAAAGAGCAAAGCACCACGAGCACCACGAAACAGGCCGGAGCCAAAGCGTGA